The genomic region AAATGGAGAAAATACATCAGAGAATACTAAGAAGAATATAATAATCCATAAGACCATTCGCTTATCCGGATACCATAGTTGTTTTGGGAATTATGAAAATTATGGTTGTTGTGCTCGCTTTATAAACACTCTATAGTATGAATGGTTTGAGAAACGGAGATAAAGGGCTCGAAACAAACAATAAAAATTGAAAGTTATAGATTTTGGTGTATAGATTATTGAATAAGTCTATTATCGATAATGTATCTTCAAAGCTTAAAATATTTGTGAGGAATAAATATAGTGATTATATCGTATATGTATACCTATTCGGATCTATTATTGAGGAGAGAGCTACTCGAGAAAGTGATATAGATATAGCCATACGCTTCTATGATCATGTATCTCGTGGGGAGAGATGGAGAATCATTAAGGAGCTTTTAAGCATGATTGACGAAGACATAGATATAGTTGATCTTGGCAGAGCCTCGCCGGTTCTACGTATGGTTGTTTATAGTCGTGGAAAACTAGTCTATTGCAGGGATCGATGGATCTTATTCCTAGATCAGAATAGAACTGTAAAGCAGTACAATGATTACCTATACATCGCTAAGCCTTATTACAAGAAGATGGTGGAGTATCTTGAGAAAAGAACTGTTAAGAAGATATAATAGGTTTAAGAAAGCTATTGATCTCTTAAGCAAATTATCGTTAATGAATGCGGAAAGTATTATTGAAGACTATGTTTTAATATCTAGTTTAGAGCGTAACATACAAGTTGCTGTAGAATTCATCATTGATTTATCAAATTATATATTGTCGGAGACCATAGGAGAAATCCAAGATACTTATAAAGAGCATAGTCAACCGCGTCAGTAAAATCTGCGGGATCGAAAATGAGCTTGTCAAGGAAATTAAGGGAATAGTTGGATTAAGAAATATAGTAGTACACCTATACGCCGATCTAGATTATGATATAGTATTGCAGGAGCTACCAAATATTATAAATAACTTATCTAAATATTCATTAAAACTCTTAGAATGCATTGATAAACTAGAAATAGATCCATAAAATAAGTATGGAATAACAATATAAAAACAATATTTTCACATATTATAGAAGTTGCATGTTGTCGAGGGATTACATAGCTATGCTTAATTTTGTGCTGAATACAATCCATAACTACCGAGTGATCCATGTGGTTCACTATTAATAAATACATCATACAATTATAAAACTACATAAGCATTTCCCATAATCAGCAAAACAACGCACAACTAAAAACAGTACCTTAACAACTACAACAACCCACTAAATCCCTGAGAACAGCACCAACAATACTTATATGGCAGGAGTCAGCACAGCAGGTTCTTGGTTCCACAATTTTTAAAGAGGTTTCACAGCCTCTTCATTCCTCTTAGAAGACGAGAACCGGGGGGTTTCGGTCACATAAAGTCCTTCTTCACATAGAAAAAGCCCCCTCTAAGTTCTCATTGATTATTTATAATTATGCAGATCATTGTACTAAGAATTGTTTTAACTCTGTGTAGGTATGTGAATGAATAAGTATTTTAGTATTTTTCGACTTAGGTCAATTAATTATTTATTAAATCTTATAAGCATATTAAATTATCTGGTAGAATGCAGGATCATAGTTATGGAGACCTAACCGATAATTTTTTATGTTTAGGTATCTAACTATTATTTGGTGATAGTTAGGTGTCGAAGACTCTGCCTTCTTGGATGCTTAATGACTATATAGTTCTTCGCTCCCGTTTTGGCGAGAAACCTTTCACTGTAGATGAAGCTTCTAAAGTTCTTGAACGCCCAGTGGATAGTGTAATGACTCTGCTTAGTAGTTTGAGAAAATATGGACTAGTGATCGTAGCGGTAGACCCGAGTAATCCTAGGAGGAAAATATATTCTCTCCGCTCAATACCTGTGACGAGGGGAGATCTAGAATCT from Staphylothermus marinus F1 harbors:
- the mntA gene encoding type VII toxin-antitoxin system MntA family adenylyltransferase antitoxin, coding for MNKSIIDNVSSKLKIFVRNKYSDYIVYVYLFGSIIEERATRESDIDIAIRFYDHVSRGERWRIIKELLSMIDEDIDIVDLGRASPVLRMVVYSRGKLVYCRDRWILFLDQNRTVKQYNDYLYIAKPYYKKMVEYLEKRTVKKI
- a CDS encoding HepT-like ribonuclease domain-containing protein; its protein translation is MRKELLRRYNRFKKAIDLLSKLSLMNAESIIEDYVLISSLERNIQVAVEFIIDLSNYILSETIGEIQDTYKEHSQPRQ
- a CDS encoding HepT-like ribonuclease domain-containing protein: MENELVKEIKGIVGLRNIVVHLYADLDYDIVLQELPNIINNLSKYSLKLLECIDKLEIDP